A genomic region of Mycolicibacterium poriferae contains the following coding sequences:
- a CDS encoding WD40 repeat domain-containing protein, protein MTATITAQSIWRADVDDAVVAVAAARDGRIAVVGAEGSLTLLSADGEVATRQVVSPGCLAVSWSPTGDRVAVGSIDGFSVFDTEAQQITAHRGGWCSALAWSFDGARLAAGVGRSVVVASADGTQLMRRDRDSTVTGVAWIKSRVAAAAYGGVHVYHVSDSTAADILPFTGSLLALAISPDRRWAASGNQDATLHVWRVGRQGQELEMSGYPTKITTLAFSPDSTLLASGGGPNVTVWDFRGSGPKGSSPRVLSAHEKIVTGLAWSPDGTVLASSGDDGLVAVWKPSAAVPGRPVGATKLWTDAAPATTVTWSPAGAVVAGWANGVVAGHEVRG, encoded by the coding sequence GTGACCGCGACCATCACCGCCCAGAGCATATGGCGAGCCGACGTCGACGACGCTGTGGTCGCCGTGGCCGCCGCCCGGGACGGCCGGATCGCCGTTGTGGGCGCCGAGGGGAGCCTGACGCTGCTGAGCGCCGACGGAGAAGTCGCCACCCGACAGGTCGTGTCCCCGGGCTGTCTCGCCGTGTCCTGGTCGCCGACCGGTGACCGCGTCGCCGTCGGATCCATCGACGGCTTCTCTGTGTTCGACACAGAGGCGCAGCAGATCACAGCACACCGCGGCGGTTGGTGCTCAGCGTTGGCATGGAGCTTCGATGGCGCGAGACTCGCTGCCGGAGTGGGCCGATCGGTTGTAGTCGCATCCGCCGACGGCACCCAACTGATGCGACGCGACCGGGACAGCACCGTGACCGGCGTGGCCTGGATCAAGAGCCGTGTGGCCGCGGCGGCGTACGGCGGAGTGCACGTCTATCACGTGTCGGACAGCACGGCAGCCGACATATTGCCGTTCACCGGATCGTTGCTGGCGTTGGCGATCAGCCCGGATCGGCGGTGGGCGGCCAGTGGTAACCAGGACGCGACGTTGCACGTCTGGCGGGTCGGTAGGCAGGGACAGGAACTCGAGATGTCCGGGTATCCAACGAAGATCACCACCTTGGCGTTCTCCCCCGATTCCACGCTGCTGGCGTCCGGGGGCGGCCCGAACGTCACGGTGTGGGACTTCCGAGGCAGCGGACCGAAGGGGAGTTCACCGCGCGTGCTGAGTGCGCACGAAAAAATCGTCACGGGGCTCGCCTGGTCACCGGACGGCACTGTGCTCGCGTCGTCGGGCGATGACGGCTTGGTAGCGGTCTGGAAACCCTCCGCCGCCGTACCGGGCCGCCCGGTCGGCGCAACAAAACTCTGGACAGACGCAGCGCCGGCCACCACGGTCACTTGGAGCCCGGCCGGCGCAGTTGTGGCTGGCTGGGCGAACGGGGTGGTCGCAGGTCACGAGGTGCGGGGCTGA
- a CDS encoding wax ester/triacylglycerol synthase domain-containing protein yields MNEFMRSSDAFTWSMESDPRLRSTVVTVLLLDASPDWAEVRDRVERLTYELPMMRQRVVNSPLSAPPRWQPCAEFDLDFHMRRIAAPAPGSLDHVLEMARLAQMEDFDRARPLWKITLIEGLADGAAAVLCTFHHALTDGVGGVQIAMALFGLSELSADGLAAPAPSSPSPLDGYLDAARYGVSALGDTAAALASLPKLVFQGIRNPARTVVSSAELAASVYRTVRPVNRTGSPLMTNRTLTRRLDVLEVPMSQLRDAAHRCDAALNDAFVAGLAGGLRIYHEKHDVNVGALHLSMPISLRVAGDAPGGNHITLMRFDIPVGIADPAQRIREIRGRTDRVRHEKSLPHTQLIAGALNLMPRWYIGSILRHVDFLASDVPGIPVPVSLGGAAVTMQYAFGPTIGSAVNVTLLTYVDTCALGIDVDTGAIPDADLFYDCLRAGFDEVLELAGV; encoded by the coding sequence ATGAACGAATTCATGCGCAGCAGTGACGCATTCACCTGGTCCATGGAAAGCGACCCGCGGTTGCGGTCGACGGTGGTGACGGTCCTGTTGCTGGATGCATCACCGGATTGGGCCGAGGTGCGCGACCGCGTTGAGCGGCTCACCTATGAGTTGCCGATGATGCGGCAGCGCGTGGTGAACTCGCCGTTGTCGGCTCCACCGCGTTGGCAGCCGTGCGCCGAGTTCGACCTGGACTTCCACATGCGCCGGATTGCCGCACCCGCTCCGGGCTCCCTCGACCACGTCCTCGAGATGGCCCGGCTGGCCCAGATGGAGGACTTCGACCGGGCGCGGCCGCTGTGGAAGATCACGCTGATCGAGGGGTTGGCCGACGGTGCCGCGGCCGTGCTGTGCACCTTCCACCACGCGCTCACTGACGGTGTCGGGGGAGTGCAGATCGCGATGGCGCTGTTCGGGCTGTCCGAGCTGTCCGCCGACGGTCTGGCCGCGCCGGCCCCGTCGTCGCCGTCGCCGCTGGACGGGTATCTCGACGCCGCGCGGTACGGCGTCAGTGCACTCGGTGACACCGCCGCCGCACTGGCATCGCTTCCGAAGCTGGTCTTCCAGGGGATCCGGAACCCGGCGCGTACCGTGGTTTCATCGGCCGAGCTGGCCGCGTCGGTGTACCGGACCGTGCGCCCGGTCAATCGCACCGGATCGCCGTTGATGACCAACCGCACCCTCACCCGGCGTCTCGACGTGCTCGAGGTGCCGATGTCGCAGCTGCGCGACGCGGCGCACCGCTGTGATGCTGCGCTCAACGACGCATTCGTCGCCGGACTTGCCGGTGGCTTGCGGATTTATCACGAGAAGCACGACGTCAACGTCGGAGCGTTGCATCTGTCGATGCCGATCAGCCTGCGCGTCGCCGGCGACGCGCCGGGTGGTAACCACATCACGCTGATGCGTTTCGACATCCCGGTCGGGATCGCCGACCCCGCGCAACGGATCCGCGAGATCCGGGGCCGCACCGACCGGGTGAGACACGAGAAGTCGCTTCCGCACACACAATTGATCGCCGGAGCGTTGAACCTGATGCCCCGCTGGTACATCGGGTCGATTCTGCGTCACGTCGACTTTCTCGCCAGTGACGTACCGGGAATCCCGGTGCCGGTGTCTCTCGGCGGCGCTGCGGTCACGATGCAATATGCGTTCGGTCCGACAATCGGGTCGGCGGTCAACGTCACGCTGCTCACCTATGTCGACACCTGTGCGCTGGGCATCGACGTCGACACCGGAGCGATCCCCGACGCCGACCTCTTCTACGACTGCCTGCGCGCCGGTTTCGACGAGGTGCTCGAGCTGGCCGGCGTTTGA
- a CDS encoding TetR/AcrR family transcriptional regulator, which yields MKSDELRLTPGARRILEVASQLFYRDGIHAVGVDTIAAESGVTKRTLYDRFGSKDALVAAYLRRRHELWWQQFEQRIAGAESPRALVVFDAYLDDAAMVSRGCAFVNAAAELPRDHAAYTAIREHKQAVRDRLAELVAEDCPDPAEARRLAEHLFLLVEGAIVHRGLDDSTRPMDVAREIARDLLV from the coding sequence ATGAAGAGCGATGAACTGCGGCTGACACCAGGCGCACGCCGCATCTTGGAGGTGGCGTCGCAACTGTTCTACCGCGACGGCATCCACGCGGTGGGCGTCGACACCATCGCCGCCGAGTCCGGCGTTACGAAGCGAACGCTCTACGACCGGTTCGGATCCAAGGACGCTCTCGTCGCGGCATACCTGCGTCGGAGACACGAACTGTGGTGGCAGCAGTTCGAGCAGCGTATCGCTGGGGCCGAATCACCGCGCGCACTGGTGGTTTTCGACGCCTATCTCGATGACGCGGCGATGGTCAGCCGCGGCTGCGCGTTCGTCAACGCCGCCGCGGAACTACCCCGCGATCACGCTGCCTACACCGCAATCCGCGAACACAAGCAGGCGGTGCGCGACCGGCTCGCCGAGCTGGTGGCCGAGGACTGCCCCGACCCCGCCGAGGCGCGCCGGTTGGCCGAGCACCTCTTCCTCCTGGTGGAAGGGGCGATCGTGCACCGTGGGCTCGACGACAGCACCCGACCGATGGATGTCGCGCGGGAGATCGCCCGCGACCTGCTGGTCTAA
- a CDS encoding META domain-containing protein, giving the protein MRAALAAATVALLTGCSAPAAEAATSLDGTAWRLTEIQSMDDAQGTTAVPADQRYTVDFGVREGESGPAAFQIDCNRGSSTWQMSIDDSGTSGRLTFGPIAVTEMACPPGSLDQRVSRALTAVRGYLLQDGRLHLSLFADSGILTWEPVD; this is encoded by the coding sequence GTGAGAGCTGCGCTTGCGGCCGCGACGGTCGCACTGCTGACGGGGTGTTCCGCGCCGGCCGCGGAAGCGGCCACCAGCCTTGACGGGACAGCGTGGCGGCTCACCGAGATCCAATCCATGGACGACGCGCAGGGCACTACGGCGGTGCCGGCGGACCAGCGCTACACCGTCGACTTCGGTGTCCGCGAGGGCGAATCCGGCCCAGCTGCTTTCCAGATCGACTGCAACCGCGGCTCCTCGACCTGGCAGATGAGCATCGACGACTCCGGAACCTCGGGGCGACTCACCTTCGGCCCGATCGCTGTCACCGAGATGGCTTGCCCGCCCGGGTCGCTGGATCAGCGAGTGTCCCGCGCACTGACCGCCGTACGCGGCTATCTGTTGCAGGACGGGCGCCTTCACCTCTCACTCTTTGCCGACTCGGGCATCCTGACGTGGGAGCCCGTCGACTGA
- the fmdA gene encoding formamidase, whose protein sequence is MPELLYPLDSSRKFTDQQIVGHNRWHPDIPAAVTVKPGDTFRAHCREWFDGAIHNDDSADDILNAPLKGVHCLSGPFAVEGAEPGDLLIVDILDVGPIPQEDSGPLAGQGWGYTGIFAKQNGGGFLTDQFPDAYKAIWDFSGQSATSRHVPGVKYTGIVHPGLMGTAPSAELLAKWNRREGALIATDPDRVPPLALPPEPQDAILGSLTGDDFERVAAEAARTAPPRENGGNQDIKNLTKGTRVFYPVFVPGANLSFGDLHFSQGDGEITFCGAIEMGGFLDLHVDLIKGGMQTYGVSENAIFMPGNTDPQYSEWIAFSGTSVTLDGEQKYLDSDLAYQRACLHAIDYLTKFGYSPEQAYLLLGSAPIEGRLSGVVDIPNSCATVYIPTAIFDFPIAPSASGPYQIDPGMGAPHASF, encoded by the coding sequence GTGCCCGAACTGCTCTATCCGCTTGACTCCAGCAGGAAATTCACCGATCAGCAGATCGTCGGCCACAACAGATGGCACCCTGACATCCCGGCCGCGGTGACCGTCAAGCCCGGCGACACGTTTCGTGCGCACTGCCGGGAGTGGTTCGACGGAGCCATCCACAACGACGACTCGGCCGACGACATCCTCAACGCACCACTCAAAGGTGTGCATTGTCTTTCCGGGCCGTTTGCGGTGGAGGGAGCCGAACCGGGTGACCTGCTGATCGTCGACATCCTGGACGTGGGCCCGATTCCTCAGGAGGATTCCGGACCGCTGGCCGGTCAGGGCTGGGGCTACACCGGAATCTTCGCCAAGCAGAACGGCGGCGGATTCCTGACCGATCAGTTCCCCGACGCATACAAGGCCATCTGGGATTTCTCCGGGCAGAGCGCGACGTCGCGCCACGTCCCAGGGGTTAAGTACACCGGCATCGTGCACCCGGGACTGATGGGCACCGCGCCGTCGGCTGAACTGCTGGCGAAGTGGAATCGCCGCGAGGGTGCCCTCATTGCGACCGATCCGGATCGCGTTCCACCCCTTGCGCTTCCGCCTGAGCCGCAGGATGCCATCCTGGGTTCGCTGACAGGTGACGACTTCGAGCGGGTCGCCGCCGAAGCGGCCCGCACCGCCCCGCCGCGGGAGAACGGCGGCAACCAGGACATCAAGAACCTCACCAAGGGCACGCGGGTGTTCTATCCGGTGTTCGTGCCGGGAGCGAATCTGTCGTTCGGAGACCTGCATTTCTCCCAGGGCGATGGCGAGATCACCTTCTGCGGTGCCATCGAGATGGGTGGCTTCCTGGATCTGCATGTCGACCTGATCAAAGGCGGCATGCAGACCTACGGGGTCTCGGAGAACGCGATCTTCATGCCTGGCAACACCGATCCGCAGTACTCAGAATGGATCGCGTTCTCCGGCACCTCGGTGACGCTCGACGGCGAGCAGAAATACCTGGACTCCGACTTGGCGTATCAGCGCGCGTGCCTGCACGCCATCGACTATCTGACGAAATTCGGTTACAGCCCGGAGCAGGCGTACCTTCTGCTTGGTTCGGCGCCGATCGAGGGCCGGCTGTCCGGGGTGGTGGACATCCCGAATTCCTGTGCCACCGTTTATATTCCGACTGCGATCTTCGATTTTCCGATTGCCCCGTCCGCGTCGGGCCCGTACCAGATCGACCCGGGGATGGGTGCACCGCACGCGAGCTTCTGA